Proteins from one Bos taurus isolate L1 Dominette 01449 registration number 42190680 breed Hereford chromosome 7, ARS-UCD2.0, whole genome shotgun sequence genomic window:
- the PCSK4 gene encoding proprotein convertase subtilisin/kexin type 4 isoform X9, with product MRPARTALCLRLTLALGLALVGPMAVGWASARAPIYVSSWAVRVSQGYQEVDRLARKFGFVNFGQVGGTQIDGRRREDIFPDGQYFHLRHRGVVQQSLTPHWGHRLRLKKDPKVQWFQQQTVQRRVKRSLVVPTDPWFSKQWYMNNEMQSDLNILQVWSQGLSGQGVVVSVLDDGIEKDHPDLWANYDPLASYDFNDYDPDPQPRYTPSDENRHGTRCAGEVAAMANNRFCGAGVAYNTRIGGVRMLDGTITDVIEAQSLSLQPQHIHIYSASWGPEDDGRTVDGPGILTREAFRRGVTKGRGGLGTLFIWASGNGGLHYDNCNCDGYTNSIHTLSVGSTTQQGHVPWYSEACASTLTTTYSSGVATDPQIVTTDLHHQCTDKHTGTSASAPLAAGMIALALEANPLLTWRDMQHLVVRASRPAQLQAEDWRTNGAGRRVSHHYGYGLLDAALLVGLARSWLPTQPQKKCVIHIVHTRTRPAGEALAPIPILPVMHVRKNVSACAGHANSIRSLEHVQVQLSLSYSRRGDLEISLTSPMGTRSTLVAIRPFDVSSQGYNNWIFMSTHFWDEDPRGLWILGLENKGYYFNTGTLYRYTLLLYGTAEDMTARPSGPQSATAPPTSWATFASPTARQGTSTTPSRR from the exons atGCGGCCCGCCCGTACTGCGCTCTGTCTGCGCCTGACCTTGGCCCTGGGCCTGGCGCTCGTTGGCCCCATGGCTGTGGGGTGGGCCTCGGCCCGGGCCCCCATCTATGTCAGCAGCTGGGCAGTGCGGGTGTCCCAGGGTTACCAGGAGGTCGATCGCCTGGCGCGCAAATTCGGCTTTGTCAACTTTGGGCAGGTGGGCGGGACCCAGATTGACGGGAGGAGGCGGGAAGAT ATTTTCCCTGACGGGCAGTATTTCCATCTGCGGCACCGGGGCGTGGTCCAGCAGTCCCTGACCCCGCACTGGGGCCACCGCCTGCGCCTAAAGAAAGACCCTAAG gTGCAGTGGTTCCAACAGCAGACAGTGCAGAGGCGGGTGAAGCGCTCCCTGGTGGTGCCCACAGACCCCTGGTTCTCCAAGCAGTGGTACATG AACAATGAGATGCAGTCAGACCTGAACATCCTGCAGGTCTGGAGCCAGGGGCTGTCGGGCCAGGGTGTCGTGGTCTCTGTCCTGGATGACGGCATCGAGAAAGACCACCCAGACCTCTGGGCCAACTAC GATCCCCTGGCCAGCTATGACTTCAATGACTACGACCCAGACCCCCAGCCTCGATACACACCCAGTGATGAGAACCG GCACGGGACCCGCTGTGCCGGGGAAGTGGCGGCAATGGCAAACAACAGGTTCTGTGGTGCGGGCGTCGCCTACAACACCCGCATTGGAG GTGTGCGCATGCTGGATGGCACCATCACCGACGTGATTGAGGCCCAGTCGCTGAGCCTGCAGCCACAGCACATCCACATCTACAGCGCCAGCTGGGGCCCTGAGGATGACGGCCGCACGGTGGACGGCCCAGGCATCCTCACCCGAGAAGCCTTCAGGCGTGGAGTGACCAAG GGCCGAGGCGGGCTGGGCACCCTTTTCATCTGGGCATCAGGCAATGGCGGCCTGCACTATGACAACTGTAACTGCGACGGCTACACCAACAGCATCCACACGCTCTCAGTGGGCAGCACCACCCAGCAGGGCCATGTGCCCTGGTACAGTGAGGCCTGCGCCTCCACACTCACCACCACCTACAGCAGCGGTGTAGCCACGGACCCCCAGATC GTCACCACAGACCTGCACCACCAGTGCACGGACAAGCACACGGGGACCTCGGCCTCTGCCCCGCTGGCTGCGGGCATGATCGCTCTGGCTCTGGAGGCCAA CCCGCTCTTGACATGGAGGGACATGCAGCATTTGGTGGTCCGGGCGTCCAGGCCCGCGCAGCTGCAGGCGGAGGACTGGAGGACAAACGGCGCTGGGCGCCGAG TGAGCCACCACTATGGCTACGGGCTGCTGGACGCTGCGCTGCTGGTGGGCCTGGCTCGCTCCTGGCTGCCCACGCAGCCCCAGAAGAAATGTGTCATTCATATCGTGCACACCCGCAC CAGGCCAGCAGGAGAGGCCCTGGCCCCCATCCCCATCCTGCCGGTCATGCACGTGAGGAAGAATGTGTCGGCCTGCGCCGGCCACGCCAACTCCATCCGTTCGCTGGAGCACGTGCAGGTGCAGCTGTCCCTGTCCTACAGCCGCCGTGGGGACCTGGAGATCTCCCTCACCAGCCCCATGGGCACCCGCTCCACCCTCGTGGCCATCAG ACCCTTTGACGTCAGCAGCCAAGGCTACAACAACTGGATCTTCATGTCCACCCACTTCTGGGACGAAGACCCGCGGGGCTTGTGGATCCTGGGCCTGGAGAACAAGGGCTACTATTTCAACACAG GGACGCTGTACCGCTACACGCTGCTGCTCTACGGGACGGCTGAGGACATGACAGCGCGGCCCTCGGGCCCCCAG AGTGCCACAGCCCCGCCTACATCCTGGGCCACCTTTGCCTCGCCTACTGCCCGCCAAGGTACTTCAACCACACCCAGCAGGCGGTGA
- the PCSK4 gene encoding proprotein convertase subtilisin/kexin type 4 isoform X10 produces MRPARTALCLRLTLALGLALVGPMAVGWASARAPIYVSSWAVRVSQGYQEVDRLARKFGFVNFGQVGGTQIDGRRREDIFPDGQYFHLRHRGVVQQSLTPHWGHRLRLKKDPKVQWFQQQTVQRRVKRSLVVPTDPWFSKQWYMNNEMQSDLNILQVWSQGLSGQGVVVSVLDDGIEKDHPDLWANYDPLASYDFNDYDPDPQPRYTPSDENRHGTRCAGEVAAMANNRFCGAGVAYNTRIGGVRMLDGTITDVIEAQSLSLQPQHIHIYSASWGPEDDGRTVDGPGILTREAFRRGVTKGRGGLGTLFIWASGNGGLHYDNCNCDGYTNSIHTLSVGSTTQQGHVPWYSEACASTLTTTYSSGVATDPQIVTTDLHHQCTDKHTGTSASAPLAAGMIALALEANPLLTWRDMQHLVVRASRPAQLQAEDWRTNGAGRRVSHHYGYGLLDAALLVGLARSWLPTQPQKKCVIHIVHTRTRPAGEALAPIPILPVMHVRKNVSACAGHANSIRSLEHVQVQLSLSYSRRGDLEISLTSPMGTRSTLVAIRPFDVSSQGYNNWIFMSTHFWDEDPRGLWILGLENKGYYFNTAAPPPPPYRAPTGLLGETEQAELALSRCSLTSIHQGRCTATRCCSTGRLRT; encoded by the exons atGCGGCCCGCCCGTACTGCGCTCTGTCTGCGCCTGACCTTGGCCCTGGGCCTGGCGCTCGTTGGCCCCATGGCTGTGGGGTGGGCCTCGGCCCGGGCCCCCATCTATGTCAGCAGCTGGGCAGTGCGGGTGTCCCAGGGTTACCAGGAGGTCGATCGCCTGGCGCGCAAATTCGGCTTTGTCAACTTTGGGCAGGTGGGCGGGACCCAGATTGACGGGAGGAGGCGGGAAGAT ATTTTCCCTGACGGGCAGTATTTCCATCTGCGGCACCGGGGCGTGGTCCAGCAGTCCCTGACCCCGCACTGGGGCCACCGCCTGCGCCTAAAGAAAGACCCTAAG gTGCAGTGGTTCCAACAGCAGACAGTGCAGAGGCGGGTGAAGCGCTCCCTGGTGGTGCCCACAGACCCCTGGTTCTCCAAGCAGTGGTACATG AACAATGAGATGCAGTCAGACCTGAACATCCTGCAGGTCTGGAGCCAGGGGCTGTCGGGCCAGGGTGTCGTGGTCTCTGTCCTGGATGACGGCATCGAGAAAGACCACCCAGACCTCTGGGCCAACTAC GATCCCCTGGCCAGCTATGACTTCAATGACTACGACCCAGACCCCCAGCCTCGATACACACCCAGTGATGAGAACCG GCACGGGACCCGCTGTGCCGGGGAAGTGGCGGCAATGGCAAACAACAGGTTCTGTGGTGCGGGCGTCGCCTACAACACCCGCATTGGAG GTGTGCGCATGCTGGATGGCACCATCACCGACGTGATTGAGGCCCAGTCGCTGAGCCTGCAGCCACAGCACATCCACATCTACAGCGCCAGCTGGGGCCCTGAGGATGACGGCCGCACGGTGGACGGCCCAGGCATCCTCACCCGAGAAGCCTTCAGGCGTGGAGTGACCAAG GGCCGAGGCGGGCTGGGCACCCTTTTCATCTGGGCATCAGGCAATGGCGGCCTGCACTATGACAACTGTAACTGCGACGGCTACACCAACAGCATCCACACGCTCTCAGTGGGCAGCACCACCCAGCAGGGCCATGTGCCCTGGTACAGTGAGGCCTGCGCCTCCACACTCACCACCACCTACAGCAGCGGTGTAGCCACGGACCCCCAGATC GTCACCACAGACCTGCACCACCAGTGCACGGACAAGCACACGGGGACCTCGGCCTCTGCCCCGCTGGCTGCGGGCATGATCGCTCTGGCTCTGGAGGCCAA CCCGCTCTTGACATGGAGGGACATGCAGCATTTGGTGGTCCGGGCGTCCAGGCCCGCGCAGCTGCAGGCGGAGGACTGGAGGACAAACGGCGCTGGGCGCCGAG TGAGCCACCACTATGGCTACGGGCTGCTGGACGCTGCGCTGCTGGTGGGCCTGGCTCGCTCCTGGCTGCCCACGCAGCCCCAGAAGAAATGTGTCATTCATATCGTGCACACCCGCAC CAGGCCAGCAGGAGAGGCCCTGGCCCCCATCCCCATCCTGCCGGTCATGCACGTGAGGAAGAATGTGTCGGCCTGCGCCGGCCACGCCAACTCCATCCGTTCGCTGGAGCACGTGCAGGTGCAGCTGTCCCTGTCCTACAGCCGCCGTGGGGACCTGGAGATCTCCCTCACCAGCCCCATGGGCACCCGCTCCACCCTCGTGGCCATCAG ACCCTTTGACGTCAGCAGCCAAGGCTACAACAACTGGATCTTCATGTCCACCCACTTCTGGGACGAAGACCCGCGGGGCTTGTGGATCCTGGGCCTGGAGAACAAGGGCTACTATTTCAACACAG ctgccccccctcccccaccttacAGGGCTCCCACTGGTCTCCTGGGAGAGACTGAGCAGGCGGAACTGGCACTCAGTAGGTGCTCACTTACCAGCATACACCAG GGACGCTGTACCGCTACACGCTGCTGCTCTACGGGACGGCTGAGGACATGA
- the PCSK4 gene encoding proprotein convertase subtilisin/kexin type 4 isoform X11 produces MRPARTALCLRLTLALGLALVGPMAVGWASARAPIYVSSWAVRVSQGYQEVDRLARKFGFVNFGQVGGTQIDGRRREDIFPDGQYFHLRHRGVVQQSLTPHWGHRLRLKKDPKVQWFQQQTVQRRVKRSLVVPTDPWFSKQWYMNNEMQSDLNILQVWSQGLSGQGVVVSVLDDGIEKDHPDLWANYDPLASYDFNDYDPDPQPRYTPSDENRHGTRCAGEVAAMANNRFCGAGVAYNTRIGGVRMLDGTITDVIEAQSLSLQPQHIHIYSASWGPEDDGRTVDGPGILTREAFRRGVTKGRGGLGTLFIWASGNGGLHYDNCNCDGYTNSIHTLSVGSTTQQGHVPWYSEACASTLTTTYSSGVATDPQIVTTDLHHQCTDKHTGTSASAPLAAGMIALALEANPLLTWRDMQHLVVRASRPAQLQAEDWRTNGAGRRVSHHYGYGLLDAALLVGLARSWLPTQPQKKCVIHIVHTRTRPAGEALAPIPILPVMHVRKNVSACAGHANSIRSLEHVQVQLSLSYSRRGDLEISLTSPMGTRSTLVAIRPFDVSSQGYNNWIFMSTHFWDEDPRGLWILGLENKGYYFNTGLPLVSWERLSRRNWHSVGAHLPAYTRDAVPLHAAALRDG; encoded by the exons atGCGGCCCGCCCGTACTGCGCTCTGTCTGCGCCTGACCTTGGCCCTGGGCCTGGCGCTCGTTGGCCCCATGGCTGTGGGGTGGGCCTCGGCCCGGGCCCCCATCTATGTCAGCAGCTGGGCAGTGCGGGTGTCCCAGGGTTACCAGGAGGTCGATCGCCTGGCGCGCAAATTCGGCTTTGTCAACTTTGGGCAGGTGGGCGGGACCCAGATTGACGGGAGGAGGCGGGAAGAT ATTTTCCCTGACGGGCAGTATTTCCATCTGCGGCACCGGGGCGTGGTCCAGCAGTCCCTGACCCCGCACTGGGGCCACCGCCTGCGCCTAAAGAAAGACCCTAAG gTGCAGTGGTTCCAACAGCAGACAGTGCAGAGGCGGGTGAAGCGCTCCCTGGTGGTGCCCACAGACCCCTGGTTCTCCAAGCAGTGGTACATG AACAATGAGATGCAGTCAGACCTGAACATCCTGCAGGTCTGGAGCCAGGGGCTGTCGGGCCAGGGTGTCGTGGTCTCTGTCCTGGATGACGGCATCGAGAAAGACCACCCAGACCTCTGGGCCAACTAC GATCCCCTGGCCAGCTATGACTTCAATGACTACGACCCAGACCCCCAGCCTCGATACACACCCAGTGATGAGAACCG GCACGGGACCCGCTGTGCCGGGGAAGTGGCGGCAATGGCAAACAACAGGTTCTGTGGTGCGGGCGTCGCCTACAACACCCGCATTGGAG GTGTGCGCATGCTGGATGGCACCATCACCGACGTGATTGAGGCCCAGTCGCTGAGCCTGCAGCCACAGCACATCCACATCTACAGCGCCAGCTGGGGCCCTGAGGATGACGGCCGCACGGTGGACGGCCCAGGCATCCTCACCCGAGAAGCCTTCAGGCGTGGAGTGACCAAG GGCCGAGGCGGGCTGGGCACCCTTTTCATCTGGGCATCAGGCAATGGCGGCCTGCACTATGACAACTGTAACTGCGACGGCTACACCAACAGCATCCACACGCTCTCAGTGGGCAGCACCACCCAGCAGGGCCATGTGCCCTGGTACAGTGAGGCCTGCGCCTCCACACTCACCACCACCTACAGCAGCGGTGTAGCCACGGACCCCCAGATC GTCACCACAGACCTGCACCACCAGTGCACGGACAAGCACACGGGGACCTCGGCCTCTGCCCCGCTGGCTGCGGGCATGATCGCTCTGGCTCTGGAGGCCAA CCCGCTCTTGACATGGAGGGACATGCAGCATTTGGTGGTCCGGGCGTCCAGGCCCGCGCAGCTGCAGGCGGAGGACTGGAGGACAAACGGCGCTGGGCGCCGAG TGAGCCACCACTATGGCTACGGGCTGCTGGACGCTGCGCTGCTGGTGGGCCTGGCTCGCTCCTGGCTGCCCACGCAGCCCCAGAAGAAATGTGTCATTCATATCGTGCACACCCGCAC CAGGCCAGCAGGAGAGGCCCTGGCCCCCATCCCCATCCTGCCGGTCATGCACGTGAGGAAGAATGTGTCGGCCTGCGCCGGCCACGCCAACTCCATCCGTTCGCTGGAGCACGTGCAGGTGCAGCTGTCCCTGTCCTACAGCCGCCGTGGGGACCTGGAGATCTCCCTCACCAGCCCCATGGGCACCCGCTCCACCCTCGTGGCCATCAG ACCCTTTGACGTCAGCAGCCAAGGCTACAACAACTGGATCTTCATGTCCACCCACTTCTGGGACGAAGACCCGCGGGGCTTGTGGATCCTGGGCCTGGAGAACAAGGGCTACTATTTCAACACAG GGCTCCCACTGGTCTCCTGGGAGAGACTGAGCAGGCGGAACTGGCACTCAGTAGGTGCTCACTTACCAGCATACACCAG GGACGCTGTACCGCTACACGCTGCTGCTCTACGGGACGGCTGA